The following proteins are co-located in the Streptomyces sp. NBC_00435 genome:
- a CDS encoding metallophosphoesterase family protein has translation MTYGTDGGTPPPAVRHSGAAGGGRLMAISDLHIRYAENREIVERLRPGSDADWLLIAGDIGEFAADVEWALRVLSERFAQVVWAPGNHELWTPPEDPVQLRGVRRYEHLVEICRGLGVLTPEDPFPVWEGPGGPCVIAPLFVLYDYSFRPAGAYDKEAALALAEKAGVVCTDEYFLHPDPYPTRDDWCRARLAFTEARLAAVPAELPTVLVNHFPLVREPTRVLRHPEFALWCGTEATADWPTRFRAASVVYGHLHIPRLLSWEGVPHQEVSLGYPREWRRRAAPPGRPVQILPPVHQRPERQPAPVSGEDRGEGAGRA, from the coding sequence ATGACGTACGGGACCGACGGCGGCACCCCGCCCCCGGCCGTGCGGCACTCCGGCGCGGCGGGCGGCGGCAGGCTGATGGCGATCAGCGACCTGCACATCAGGTACGCGGAGAACCGGGAGATCGTCGAGCGGCTCAGGCCCGGGTCCGACGCGGACTGGCTGCTGATCGCCGGTGACATCGGGGAGTTCGCGGCCGATGTCGAATGGGCGCTGCGCGTGCTGAGCGAACGCTTCGCGCAGGTGGTCTGGGCGCCGGGCAACCACGAGCTGTGGACACCGCCCGAGGACCCGGTCCAGCTGCGCGGCGTACGGCGCTACGAGCACCTCGTGGAGATCTGCCGGGGCCTGGGCGTCCTCACGCCCGAGGACCCCTTCCCGGTCTGGGAGGGGCCGGGCGGCCCGTGCGTGATCGCGCCGCTCTTCGTCCTCTACGACTACTCGTTCCGGCCCGCCGGCGCGTACGACAAGGAAGCGGCCCTGGCGCTCGCGGAGAAGGCGGGCGTGGTCTGCACGGACGAGTACTTCCTGCACCCGGACCCCTATCCGACGCGGGACGACTGGTGCCGCGCCCGGCTGGCCTTCACCGAGGCCAGGCTCGCCGCCGTCCCCGCCGAACTGCCGACGGTGCTCGTGAACCACTTCCCGCTGGTGCGCGAGCCCACGCGAGTCCTGCGCCATCCGGAGTTCGCGCTGTGGTGCGGCACGGAGGCGACCGCGGACTGGCCGACCCGGTTCCGGGCCGCATCCGTGGTCTACGGGCACCTCCACATCCCGCGCCTGCTCTCCTGGGAGGGCGTACCGCACCAGGAGGTGTCCCTCGGCTATCCGCGGGAGTGGCGCCGGCGCGCCGCGCCGCCCGGCCGGCCCGTGCAGATCCTGCCACCCGTGCACCAGCGACCGGAGCGACAACCCGCCCCGGTGAGCGGCGAGGACAGGGGCGAGGGGGCGGGGCGCGCGTGA
- a CDS encoding thioesterase II family protein: MNNALPNSGPGLRPARPAPTAGDWLRRFHPRPGTRLVCFPHAGGAASFFFPLSQRLSGADVLAVQYPGRQDRRGEALITDIGELADHVVAVLRTQDAPAPVLFGHSMGAVVAFEVARRLDRAGTPPRALIASGSRAPSIPRTEGVHLRDDEGILAAIRQLNGTDAALLGNEELTRMILPAVRGDYRAVESYRYEPGPPLSCPVVSFIGDADPMVSIAEADAWRDHTGAGFDLHTFPGGHFYLAAQQDAVLEALSGTLAALR, from the coding sequence ATGAACAACGCCCTACCGAATTCAGGTCCAGGCCTCCGCCCTGCCCGGCCCGCCCCGACGGCGGGTGACTGGCTGCGCCGGTTCCACCCGCGTCCGGGCACGCGCCTGGTGTGCTTCCCGCACGCCGGCGGCGCGGCCAGTTTCTTCTTCCCCCTGTCGCAGCGCCTCTCCGGCGCCGACGTGCTGGCCGTGCAGTACCCCGGCCGGCAGGACCGGCGCGGCGAGGCCCTGATCACCGACATCGGCGAACTCGCGGACCACGTCGTCGCGGTCCTGCGGACGCAGGACGCGCCGGCCCCCGTCCTCTTCGGCCACAGCATGGGCGCGGTCGTGGCCTTCGAGGTCGCGCGCCGGCTCGACCGGGCCGGTACGCCGCCGCGGGCACTGATCGCCTCCGGCAGCCGCGCGCCCTCGATCCCGCGGACGGAGGGTGTCCACCTGCGGGACGACGAGGGCATCCTGGCGGCGATCAGGCAGCTCAACGGGACCGACGCGGCACTCCTGGGCAACGAGGAGCTGACCCGGATGATCCTCCCCGCGGTACGCGGCGACTACCGGGCCGTCGAGAGCTACCGGTACGAGCCGGGCCCGCCGCTGTCCTGCCCGGTCGTCTCGTTCATCGGGGACGCGGACCCCATGGTCTCGATCGCCGAGGCGGATGCCTGGCGCGACCACACCGGCGCCGGCTTCGACCTGCACACGTTCCCCGGGGGCCACTTCTACCTGGCCGCCCAGCAGGACGCCGTGCTCGAAGCCCTCTCCGGAACGCTCGCGGCGCTCCGATGA
- a CDS encoding cytochrome P450 has product MQVTNNSVTEPVDSVFTWFREMHDQKPIHHDAEYGWQLFDHADITRVLTDPKTFSSDTVRLYNEPQPDFDLFLMGNLVTSDQPHHRKLRQVINRVFTPRAVNGLADRIARITDSLLDDVAGSDTFDLMSTVAYPLPMIVIAEMLGLPPEDVPLYKSWGEALGALDAATPSPEVMESEIAPAIQEMNAYILKHVAMRRENPVDDVISGLASSTIDGEPLRDGDLIGLIGLTMFAGHAASMAMVGNAILTFDRHPEVFAAVRADRDLLPGAIEELMRLYPPFSRMARVTTVETEIGGHRIGKDELVTLWVGAANRDPQRFPDPDRFDIHRDTGGHLAFGQGIHFCLGAPLARLEVKIALNALFDRYEKITVDYAGGVEFEDPMQIICPSRLPIRVSG; this is encoded by the coding sequence ATGCAAGTGACGAACAACTCCGTGACCGAACCGGTGGATTCGGTGTTCACCTGGTTCCGCGAGATGCACGACCAGAAACCGATCCACCACGACGCCGAGTACGGCTGGCAGCTGTTCGACCACGCCGACATCACGCGGGTCCTCACCGACCCGAAGACGTTCTCCTCGGACACGGTGCGGCTGTACAACGAACCGCAGCCCGATTTCGACCTGTTCCTCATGGGCAACCTGGTGACGAGCGACCAGCCGCACCACCGGAAGCTGCGCCAGGTCATCAACCGCGTGTTCACCCCGCGCGCCGTGAACGGTCTGGCCGACCGGATCGCGCGCATCACCGACTCCCTGCTCGACGACGTGGCCGGGTCGGACACCTTCGACCTGATGAGCACGGTGGCCTACCCGCTGCCGATGATCGTGATCGCCGAGATGCTCGGCCTGCCGCCCGAGGACGTGCCGCTGTACAAGAGCTGGGGCGAAGCCCTCGGCGCGCTCGACGCGGCGACCCCGTCACCGGAGGTGATGGAGAGCGAAATCGCTCCCGCCATCCAGGAGATGAACGCGTACATCCTCAAGCACGTGGCGATGCGCCGGGAGAACCCGGTCGACGACGTGATCAGCGGGCTGGCCAGTTCCACCATCGACGGCGAGCCGCTGCGCGACGGCGACCTGATCGGCCTGATCGGACTCACCATGTTCGCCGGGCACGCCGCCTCCATGGCCATGGTCGGCAACGCCATCCTCACCTTCGACCGGCACCCCGAGGTGTTCGCCGCCGTGCGGGCGGACCGCGATCTCCTGCCCGGTGCCATCGAGGAACTGATGCGCCTGTACCCGCCGTTCTCCAGGATGGCGCGCGTCACCACCGTCGAGACCGAGATCGGCGGCCACCGGATCGGCAAGGACGAGCTGGTGACGCTGTGGGTCGGCGCGGCCAACCGGGACCCGCAACGCTTCCCCGACCCCGACCGCTTCGACATCCACCGCGACACCGGCGGACACCTGGCCTTCGGCCAGGGCATCCACTTCTGCCTCGGTGCTCCGCTGGCCCGGCTCGAGGTCAAGATCGCGCTCAACGCACTGTTCGACCGGTACGAGAAGATCACCGTGGACTACGCGGGCGGGGTGGAGTTCGAAGACCCGATGCAGATCATCTGCCCCAGCCGGCTGCCGATACGGGTGTCCGGCTGA
- a CDS encoding flavin monoamine oxidase family protein, with protein sequence MISRRTALRSGGLALAGTALAAGLPAVAEATEGPADAVRTFDAIVVGAGLAGLTAARELRKQGRQVLVLEARNRIGGRTWTDTFNGYEIERGGAWVDPRQPHVWRELSRYALPIIADAGPERVLMPTLTGFAQYDPVEAYTRQGELFTPFFDGSRDYFPSPYQPFTREDLLAPLDRLSLRDRLDQLAYAPQDEIRMTSTTALYGSPTKRGAMTQLAQWWALAGWNYEGFSGVNTYRMGNGTASLANAILADGKPRLVLNSPVASVTQVNGRVKVTTRTGVTYTAAEVIMAVPVNVWKNITFSPALPAANRTATTQGYGVPRQKKLWLDLADPSDRFIAEAPEGYSITIMGRMNENAPVVAFSVNPALDVTSHARVQAAVREIMPGATLRGYTVTDWEADEFSLGGPAFRQPFQLTRLHRAISRPLGQVKFCGDDLALGWAGYMDGAIESGLRVAGSPTLSPSPQAPNSRGLVGPAVNRRTYRSMIGL encoded by the coding sequence ATGATATCGAGACGAACCGCGCTCAGGTCGGGCGGTCTGGCCCTCGCCGGCACCGCGCTGGCCGCGGGCCTCCCCGCGGTCGCCGAGGCCACCGAAGGCCCCGCCGACGCCGTCCGCACCTTCGACGCGATCGTCGTCGGGGCCGGACTGGCCGGCCTCACCGCGGCCCGTGAACTGCGCAAGCAGGGCCGCCAGGTGCTCGTGCTCGAGGCACGCAACCGCATCGGCGGGCGCACGTGGACCGACACGTTCAACGGGTACGAGATAGAGCGTGGCGGCGCCTGGGTCGACCCGAGGCAGCCGCACGTCTGGCGCGAACTGTCGCGCTACGCCCTGCCGATCATCGCGGACGCGGGCCCGGAGCGCGTGCTCATGCCGACCCTGACCGGATTCGCGCAGTACGACCCGGTCGAGGCCTACACCCGGCAGGGCGAGCTGTTCACGCCCTTCTTCGACGGCTCCAGGGACTACTTCCCCAGTCCCTACCAGCCCTTCACCCGCGAGGACCTGCTCGCGCCGCTGGACCGGCTGAGCCTGCGCGACCGGCTCGACCAGCTGGCCTACGCGCCCCAGGACGAGATCCGGATGACCAGCACCACCGCGCTCTACGGCTCGCCGACGAAGCGGGGCGCGATGACCCAGCTGGCGCAATGGTGGGCGCTGGCGGGCTGGAACTACGAGGGGTTCTCCGGGGTCAACACCTACCGGATGGGGAACGGCACCGCCTCGCTGGCCAACGCGATCCTCGCCGACGGCAAGCCGCGACTCGTGCTCAATTCGCCGGTCGCCTCGGTCACTCAGGTGAACGGTCGGGTGAAGGTGACGACACGGACGGGGGTGACCTACACCGCGGCCGAGGTGATCATGGCCGTGCCGGTCAACGTATGGAAGAACATCACCTTCAGCCCGGCGCTGCCGGCCGCCAACCGGACGGCGACGACCCAGGGTTACGGCGTACCGCGCCAGAAGAAGCTGTGGCTGGACCTGGCCGACCCGAGCGACCGGTTCATCGCCGAGGCGCCCGAGGGCTACTCCATCACCATCATGGGCCGGATGAACGAGAACGCCCCGGTCGTGGCCTTCAGCGTCAATCCCGCACTCGACGTCACCAGCCACGCGCGGGTCCAGGCCGCGGTGCGCGAGATCATGCCGGGGGCGACCCTGCGCGGCTACACCGTGACGGACTGGGAGGCCGACGAGTTCTCCCTCGGCGGCCCGGCGTTCCGCCAGCCCTTCCAGCTGACCCGGCTGCACCGTGCGATCAGCCGGCCCCTCGGCCAGGTGAAGTTCTGCGGCGACGACCTCGCCCTGGGCTGGGCCGGGTACATGGACGGCGCCATCGAGTCGGGTCTGCGGGTGGCCGGTTCGCCGACGCTGTCACCTTCGCCGCAGGCGCCGAACTCCCGGGGCCTGGTGGGACCGGCGGTCAACCGCCGGACGTACCGCTCCATGATCGGCCTGTGA
- a CDS encoding NAD(P)-dependent oxidoreductase gives MSNLSAPQSPVTVVGLGLMGHALAAAFLAKGHPTTVWNRSAAKADDLVANGATLADSVKSAVEASPLVVICVSDYEAVHGLLDPVGSSLAGRTLVNLTTASSAQARETAEWAAKLASPYLDGAILALPAAIGTADATVLYSGPKAAFEAHQDTLQVLSETGTVYLDEDPSLSALYDMSVLSIMWGVLNSFLHGAALLGTANVKATTFATLASTAINVTSEYVAAYAQQIDEGKYPADDATIAVHVGGMEHLVHESEALGVNTELPNFYLEMAKRAVADGHVGDSYAALINQFRKRSA, from the coding sequence ATGTCCAACCTTTCGGCCCCCCAGTCACCGGTCACCGTCGTCGGTCTGGGGCTGATGGGCCACGCGCTGGCCGCGGCCTTCCTGGCGAAGGGTCACCCGACCACCGTCTGGAACCGCTCGGCCGCCAAGGCCGACGATCTCGTCGCCAACGGCGCCACCCTCGCCGACTCGGTCAAGAGCGCGGTGGAGGCGAGTCCGCTCGTCGTCATCTGCGTCTCCGACTACGAAGCCGTGCACGGGCTGCTGGACCCGGTCGGGTCCTCGCTGGCGGGCCGCACCCTGGTCAACCTGACCACGGCCAGCTCCGCCCAGGCGCGCGAAACCGCCGAGTGGGCCGCCAAGCTCGCCAGTCCCTACCTCGACGGCGCGATCCTGGCCCTTCCCGCGGCCATCGGCACGGCCGACGCCACGGTGCTGTACTCCGGCCCGAAGGCCGCGTTCGAGGCGCACCAGGACACCCTCCAGGTCCTCAGCGAGACCGGAACCGTGTACCTCGACGAGGACCCGAGCCTGTCCGCCCTGTACGACATGTCCGTCCTGAGCATCATGTGGGGCGTCCTGAACAGCTTCCTGCACGGTGCCGCGCTGCTGGGCACCGCGAACGTCAAGGCCACGACCTTCGCGACCCTGGCCAGCACCGCGATCAACGTGACCTCCGAGTACGTCGCCGCGTACGCCCAGCAGATCGACGAGGGCAAGTACCCGGCCGACGACGCCACCATCGCCGTCCACGTGGGCGGCATGGAGCACCTCGTCCACGAGAGCGAGGCGCTCGGCGTCAACACCGAGCTGCCGAACTTCTACCTGGAGATGGCCAAGCGCGCGGTGGCCGACGGCCACGTGGGCGACAGCTACGCGGCGCTGATCAACCAGTTCCGCAAGCGCTCCGCCTGA
- a CDS encoding YybH family protein has protein sequence MTQDQHLVHLVSDINKHQEAFGEVFNSGDVAAVNAMYVDDAVGIWEPGKPLSGQVRRDYVAEFLANRKPSVEATVRQQLVVGDTAMLVVEWQMDTIGEDGNPEPLEGVAIDVLRRGEDGYWRYVVDNPFGVSGPWAAEDEGPA, from the coding sequence GTGACTCAGGATCAGCACTTGGTGCACTTGGTGAGTGACATCAACAAACACCAGGAGGCATTCGGAGAGGTTTTCAACTCCGGTGACGTGGCCGCGGTCAACGCGATGTACGTTGACGACGCGGTCGGGATTTGGGAGCCGGGAAAGCCGCTCAGCGGCCAGGTCCGCCGCGATTACGTGGCCGAATTCCTGGCGAATCGCAAGCCCTCGGTGGAAGCGACCGTGCGCCAGCAGCTGGTAGTCGGTGACACCGCCATGCTCGTCGTCGAGTGGCAGATGGACACGATCGGCGAGGACGGCAACCCGGAGCCCCTGGAGGGCGTGGCCATCGACGTACTGCGCCGGGGCGAGGACGGCTACTGGCGCTACGTCGTGGACAACCCCTTCGGGGTCAGCGGCCCGTGGGCCGCCGAGGACGAGGGCCCGGCGTAA
- a CDS encoding nuclear transport factor 2 family protein, whose protein sequence is MDKNSVTQLVGKYIAIWNESDGRARQALVDEVFTPEATYTDPTVAAHGAAEIGTYIASAQKNFTGMLFTFENVLTHHDAVHFSWQVGPRGGAPAVSGSDVALLEGGRISRVYGFFNGF, encoded by the coding sequence ATGGATAAGAATTCCGTTACCCAGCTGGTCGGAAAGTACATCGCGATCTGGAATGAATCGGACGGTCGGGCCCGACAGGCTTTGGTCGACGAGGTCTTCACCCCGGAGGCCACATACACCGATCCGACCGTAGCCGCCCACGGCGCGGCGGAGATCGGCACGTACATCGCCTCCGCACAGAAGAACTTCACCGGGATGCTCTTCACCTTCGAGAACGTGCTGACCCACCACGACGCCGTCCACTTCTCGTGGCAGGTGGGCCCCCGGGGTGGCGCGCCGGCGGTGAGCGGGTCCGACGTCGCCCTCCTCGAAGGCGGCCGGATCAGCCGGGTGTACGGGTTCTTCAACGGCTTCTGA